The region CCGCTCATCACTTCGTTGACAACCGTCTGAGACAACCCTCACCGCGCATCAGGAAGGAACACGATGACGGCCGACAATCCTGACGTCGAGCAAGAGGCCCGAAAGCCCGCGGAGCCCTCCTCCAAGACACCTCCTCCACGGCCCGCCGCCCCGCGATTCATCCTTTATATGGAGGGGCCCGCGTACGCACAGACCCTACGGGGATTGACCTTGTGGACCCACCACGTGCTGCTGCCGGTCTACGGCAGGGAGGTCACGTCCACGGCCCCCTGGTGCTCCCGCTGGTGGGAGCACCAGGAAGCGGTCGCCCAGCTTCACGGCCTGTGGCTCGCCTGGAGCGAGCTGACCGGTCCCGGTTCCGGGGTGTGCGGGCCCGCCAACTGGCACCGCGACTACCTGTTCCCCGTGATGAGCTCATTGCGGGACCCGGACGGCCCCTTCGCCGGCTGCAAGGTGGGCGCCCACCGTGCAAAAAAGGCTCCTCCCATCGACGACGTCGACCCGTTCGGCCCGCCGCCCGAACCTCCGTCCCCGACCCTACAAGGAACACACCAAGATCAGCAGGTCGGGTGACCAGCGAGCTTAAAAATCAAGCTCAGCCAGGGGACCGGCTCGGTCGGCCCCCGTCGTACCGCCGGCCCCCTTGCGGCCACCAGTCCTTGCGACTTTCTGTGTGGCCCGAACCCGCGGCCGAGGTGGATCCGGATCCGCTCAACGTCGAAGGCAGCGTCGGGGCTGCACGACGGTGCAACCCCGACGCTGAATTGGACCGCACCAGGATCAGTTTTAGGAAGCCGCCGAGCAGCGCGATGAGGCGGTGAGGCGGTGAGGCCGACTGCATCATGCGGTCACCTGTCGCTCTCCCGTCTCGGCAAAGGCGACGCAGACCTGGCGGAGTTCACCGATGCCGCCGATACTCGTCTCGACGACGTCGCCCTCCAGGAGGAAGCGGGCGGGCTTCCGCGCTCCGCCGATCCCGGCCGGGGTGCCGGTGAAGACGATGTCACCCGGCATGAGGGGCAGGACCGCCGAGAGATGCTCCACCAGCTGGGGCACCGAGAAGATCAGCTGCTTGGTGGAGCTCCGCTGCATCGTCTCGCCGTTGATACGGCACTCGATCGGGAGGTCGTCGGGGTCGGCGACCTCATCGAGCGTGACCAGCCAGGGTCCTTGTGGCGCGAACCCGGGGAACGACTTGCCCAGCGAGAACTGAGGTGCGGGGCCGGCGAGTTGCAGGGCACGCTCCGAATAGTCCTGCCCTACGGTCAGACCGGCTACATAGGACCATGCTTCGGCGGCGGTCACCCGCTCGGCCCGGCGGCTCACCACGACCACCAGTTCGGCTTCCCAGTCGACCGTCGCCGTCGGCAGCGGCAGTGCGCCGACCGGTCCGGTGAAGCTGCTGGCGAACTTCGTGAACGTCGGCGGTGACGTCGGGTAGTCGAATCCCGACTCATCAGCATGGTCGCGGTAGTTGAGCCCGATGGCGAAGACCTGCCGTGGGTCTGGCGAGGGCGCGCCGAGTTCCGCGAGGATCAACGGGATGCCCTTCATGGCGAAATCGATTGATGCGTGCTCTGCCCAGTCGACGAACTCGTCCCACGCGTCGTAGACGCTCCTTGGCCCGGGGCCGAAGCGCCCCTGGCTTGCTTCCGCGACGTCGACGAGGGACGTAGCGTCAGGCGAGATCAAAACCGAACGGCCATGACGTGTAGCGATGCGCATGCGTACGTGTCTTTCTGGCTGACAATGGTGGATGGGGGCACGCCCGTGAGAGCGTCGTGGTCGGCTGCACAGGCCGGCAGTGGACAACACGAGCCGACGGCGGTACCGATCACGCCGCCAGCGTGGCCGCCCACTGTGTGAAGATCTCGACGTACCGAGGCGGGTCGAACTGGTGCATCATGTGCAACGCGTCCGGCACCGACGCATAGTCGACCTTCACCCCGGCGGACTCCATCAACAGCCTGGCCCGGGCGGCCTGCTCGTCGGAGAGCGCTCCGACCAGGTGGCCGGTGTCCGGGTCGATGTCGCGCATGTGGTGTGTGAGAAGTACCGGCGTTTTGACTTGGGTCAGCAACTGCTCGTGCGGACAGTGCAATGCGACGGTCCCCTCCCAGAAGGCCCGTGCCCATTCCGGGTCGTACTCCCGCATGTGCTGCGGGATCTCGTCCGCCACGAAGTACCGCGCCATCGGCGACGACGAGGCGTCGGCCGCGCGGCAGTAGCCCGTCCAGTCGCCGACGCTCCACTGGTCGCCGAGGTAGGTGCGGAAGAGCTCGAACATGGGCCCCGCCGCCTGACGGATCGAGTGACCGCACGTGGTGACGAGCTCGGACGCGAAGAACGGGGCGTCCTCGCACAGCGCCCCCCGCACCTGCCCGGGCATGGAGTAGGCCGACAGCCAGGCCGCGAGGACGCCACCAGAGGAGTTGCCCGCGACGATGACGGGGCGTTTCACCACCAGGGCGATGAACCGGACCAGGTCGTTGCCGAAGTTGTCGAGGCTGTACCGCTTCGGGGCCCAGCTGCTGCGCCCCTGGCCCCGCAGGTCGACGGCGTAGACATGGAAGTTCTCGGCAAGCAGGCCCATCGCTTCCTCGTACCCCCACCATGAGCCAGTCTGCTCGGGGATCAGCAGCACGGCGGGCATGTCCGGCTCGCCGGCCTCGGCGTAGTTCATGGTGATCTCGCCGAGATCGGCCTGCTTCTCGGGATAGGCGTGCGGGACGTAGACGTCGCGCTGTGCGGGATCAGCCACCGTTATCGTCTCCTTCTCTTTGGTCTGCGATGCCCGAGTCGTTGGACAACGGGTAGTGGTCACGAGGAGTGGGCTCCGGTCATCAGTGCGGCGAGGTCGTCGGGGGCGAGAAACGATGGCGGCGGGGGCGGTCCCCACTGATACAGGGAGCGCGTGCCCTCCCACACACCCGGCGTCCACAGGGCGTCGTCGACGATGCAGTCGATGTCGGAGTAGTACTCGGAGAAGTTCCCGGCCGGGTCCTTGAGGTACCAGAAGAAGTTGGAGCCGATAGCGTGCCTGCCCAGTCCCCACACGTGCCGTTCCGGGTCGGCCTCGAGCATGGCTGTGGCGCCGCGCCCCACCTCGTCGACGTCGTCGACCTGCCAGGAGGTGTGGTGCAGGAAGCCGACCGGAGCGCTCTGGACCAGCACGTTGTGGTGGTCAGTGGAGCACCGGAGGAACGCGGCGATCCCGGGCACGATGTCGCTGATCTTGAGTCCAATGCCCTCGGTGAAGAAGCGCTGCGAGGTCTCCTGGTCCGTGGAGCCCAGCACGACGTGGCCCAGCTTCCGGGGGCGCACCGGCCTGTCCCTCAGGACGGCATCCGCCCGCGAACCCAGCCGCGTCATCTCCCCCGGGCGGTTGTACACCGGAGAGGGGCTCGGCTCGGAGGCGATGCGCGAGGCGATCTCGACGTGAACCCGCACGCCGGTGCCGGGATCGTTGGCCTCCACCGAAGCCGCGGACCGCTCGACCTCGACCCCCAGCCTGCGCAGGCTGCCGGCGACACGGTCGAGGTCGTCCGGGTCGTCGACACCGATGCCGAGGTCAAGCAGTTGCCGGCGCGCCGCCTGCCTGAGCGTGAGCTGCTCGCCGCCGTCGACGGTGCTGAAGAGGGACATGTCCTTGCCGCTGCCGGGGAGCGGTGTCAGGCCGAAGTCGGTGTAGTACGCGGCTGTGGCCGTAACGTCGGGTACGCCGAGCGTGATTGCGGTCAGTCGGTGCATGGGCACAGGTGTACTCCTTCCTGCGTTTTCTCGCTGCTAGCTGTGGGTGACCCGTCGCTGCACCGCGAAGTGCCACAGAGGCGGCTCAGGTCAGCATCTTCGAGGTGGCGGCCGCGCCAGGCGATGTGCTGGTCGGGCCGCACGAGGAGGTAGTCCTGAGTCCAGTGCGTCCCCGTGGGGAACTCAAGCAGGGACAACGGGATGCCCAGAACAGCGGCTCGATCGGCGAAGGCGGCGACCACCTCCGCATCGGAGTCCGGCGGTTGCAGCAGAGTCATTCCGAGGCCGAGATCGTCGTACAGGGCATGCCCCAGGGAGACCCACGCATGCGGAAGGCGTGCCCCCGGCACCGTCGTAGGGACATAGCTCTCCACGCCGAGCTGGGGAGAGTCGTCCTCGCCGGCACCGGTGATCACCGGCGAGCCCGCGTAGGAGTAGCCCAGCACCAGCCCCAGCGAATAGAACTCCTCCGCCTTGGTTTCCTGGATCCTTTCGGCGGTGATTGCCCGTTCCGGTCCAGAAGCCCGCAGATTGCGGACGGCTGAGGCGAGGGTGAGCTCGGCGACGCCCCGACGCTCGACCTCGTAGGACGCCAGCAACCCGGCACCGGCCCACCCCTGAAGCACCGCGGCGATCTTCCACCCGATGTTGACAGCATCCCCGACACAGGTGTTGAACCCGTGCCCGCCCATGGGCGGATTGACGTGAGCGCTCTCACCGACCAAGAAGACTCGCTCAGTGGCGAACCGGTCGGCCAGCAGCATCCGCGGTGTCCACGGGTCGGTCGAAAGCACTTCGATCCCGAGTTCCGCGACGGATCGGCCTGCAAGCCGCGCGATCAGCTCCAAGGCTCTTTCGGTTCCGACCGACTCACCGACCTCCCCGAGGCTGACCCACCACGTTCCGTCGTGGTCCAGCGGGCCGACGACACCGGGCACGTCCGTCCCGACCACCCAGTAGTGGAGGGCCGCACCCGCCGCGGGACGCAGACCGGGTGCCCGGATGACCGCGTTGAGGTTGGCGCGTGGGGCGGAGCTGCCGTGCAGCGTGGCACCGATGCCGTCCCGCACCGTGCTTCGGCTGCCGTCGCAGCCGAGCAGGTACTCCGAGACCAGCCGGTAGGTCGATCCGTCGGCGCGGATGATCTCGCAGCTCACGCCGCCCGGCTGCTCCGTGAAGCCGCGCAGGCGCTCGCCGAGACGGAGCTCGGCGAGGCCGGTGCGTGCCAGGTGCTCGCGCAGGACGTCCTCGACGACCGGCTGCACCACCTGCTGCCCCGACTCGGCAGCCAGTCCGTGCTCCGCGGCGCTGAGGCCGAAGACGTCCTGGAACTCGGTGATCGCCTCGCAGGAGAGATCGTCGCAGAACACGACACGTCGGCACCACTCACGTGAAAGCGGTGCCGCGCGGCGTACCGCATCCGCGACCCCCCAGCGGCGGAACAGCTCCATCGTCCTCGCGCTCGTGGTCTTCGCGCGGGGCCTGATGTAGGAGATCTCGCGGCGCGGCTCGACCACGATGGATCGGATGCCGTGATGGGCAAGCTCGCTGGCGGCGGCCAGCCCAGCCGGGCCTGCGCCAGCGATCAACACCGGCCTCTGCACGTCGTGCGGGTGAGTCATGGCACTACTATTCGAGCTGTGACCAGCGAGACGCCCCGGCGATTTCGATGAGTGGAACGCCAGTGCCTAATCGTCACTCAGGACGGCCGTTG is a window of Streptomyces violaceusniger Tu 4113 DNA encoding:
- a CDS encoding DUF4913 domain-containing protein, yielding MEGPAYAQTLRGLTLWTHHVLLPVYGREVTSTAPWCSRWWEHQEAVAQLHGLWLAWSELTGPGSGVCGPANWHRDYLFPVMSSLRDPDGPFAGCKVGAHRAKKAPPIDDVDPFGPPPEPPSPTLQGTHQDQQVG
- a CDS encoding fumarylacetoacetate hydrolase family protein, which translates into the protein MKGIPLILAELGAPSPDPRQVFAIGLNYRDHADESGFDYPTSPPTFTKFASSFTGPVGALPLPTATVDWEAELVVVVSRRAERVTAAEAWSYVAGLTVGQDYSERALQLAGPAPQFSLGKSFPGFAPQGPWLVTLDEVADPDDLPIECRINGETMQRSSTKQLIFSVPQLVEHLSAVLPLMPGDIVFTGTPAGIGGARKPARFLLEGDVVETSIGGIGELRQVCVAFAETGERQVTA
- a CDS encoding alpha/beta hydrolase is translated as MADPAQRDVYVPHAYPEKQADLGEITMNYAEAGEPDMPAVLLIPEQTGSWWGYEEAMGLLAENFHVYAVDLRGQGRSSWAPKRYSLDNFGNDLVRFIALVVKRPVIVAGNSSGGVLAAWLSAYSMPGQVRGALCEDAPFFASELVTTCGHSIRQAAGPMFELFRTYLGDQWSVGDWTGYCRAADASSSPMARYFVADEIPQHMREYDPEWARAFWEGTVALHCPHEQLLTQVKTPVLLTHHMRDIDPDTGHLVGALSDEQAARARLLMESAGVKVDYASVPDALHMMHQFDPPRYVEIFTQWAATLAA
- a CDS encoding VOC family protein, producing the protein MPMHRLTAITLGVPDVTATAAYYTDFGLTPLPGSGKDMSLFSTVDGGEQLTLRQAARRQLLDLGIGVDDPDDLDRVAGSLRRLGVEVERSAASVEANDPGTGVRVHVEIASRIASEPSPSPVYNRPGEMTRLGSRADAVLRDRPVRPRKLGHVVLGSTDQETSQRFFTEGIGLKISDIVPGIAAFLRCSTDHHNVLVQSAPVGFLHHTSWQVDDVDEVGRGATAMLEADPERHVWGLGRHAIGSNFFWYLKDPAGNFSEYYSDIDCIVDDALWTPGVWEGTRSLYQWGPPPPPSFLAPDDLAALMTGAHSS
- a CDS encoding FAD-dependent monooxygenase, with protein sequence MTHPHDVQRPVLIAGAGPAGLAAASELAHHGIRSIVVEPRREISYIRPRAKTTSARTMELFRRWGVADAVRRAAPLSREWCRRVVFCDDLSCEAITEFQDVFGLSAAEHGLAAESGQQVVQPVVEDVLREHLARTGLAELRLGERLRGFTEQPGGVSCEIIRADGSTYRLVSEYLLGCDGSRSTVRDGIGATLHGSSAPRANLNAVIRAPGLRPAAGAALHYWVVGTDVPGVVGPLDHDGTWWVSLGEVGESVGTERALELIARLAGRSVAELGIEVLSTDPWTPRMLLADRFATERVFLVGESAHVNPPMGGHGFNTCVGDAVNIGWKIAAVLQGWAGAGLLASYEVERRGVAELTLASAVRNLRASGPERAITAERIQETKAEEFYSLGLVLGYSYAGSPVITGAGEDDSPQLGVESYVPTTVPGARLPHAWVSLGHALYDDLGLGMTLLQPPDSDAEVVAAFADRAAVLGIPLSLLEFPTGTHWTQDYLLVRPDQHIAWRGRHLEDADLSRLCGTSRCSDGSPTASSEKTQEGVHLCPCTD